The Balaenoptera acutorostrata chromosome 2, mBalAcu1.1, whole genome shotgun sequence genomic sequence ggccgtggaCTGGTATCGGTCCTGGGCCcattaggaaccgggccgcacagcaggaggtgagcggagggcaagcaagcgaagcttcacctgctgctccccatcgctcgcattacctcctgaaccacTCCCCACGCCTCccaccccggtccgtggaaaaattgtcttccatgaaatcggtccctggtgccaaaaaggttggggaccgctggatTAGAACACATCTAGAGGCGAGGGACTGACTACCGCTAAGTATTGAGACCCTTTGATTCCAACCGTTCATTTATTTTGGTCCAACTATAGCCCACTTATTCACGGCACGAACAGACATGTACAATTAGTCTAATATATTCAGGTGGAGAGAAACGTGAAGGATTCATCTGTCATTAGACAATGCAAACACACGATGTCAAAGGTTATTGGTCTTAAACCCTATTTTCTAAAATACAGTAATGAGAGAAACAGCCATGAAAGCAGTGCGAATTGCAAATTCTGAGCTTCCCCGGACACCTGTGAGGAAGCACCTATGAGTCTACCACTAATAACTATCACGGCACGTGTTTAGGAAACAAGCACTTGAACTAGCAAAGAACGTATTCACAACTGATTCCCAACTCTCCCAGAAAGCCTCTCAGCAAGGGTCACTGCTTACAATTCTTTGGTGTTTGGTGGCCATATGTGTCACTTTTGTGCACCAAAGAGTTCTTTTAGAGACTTACCTAAGAGGGAGCACTAAAGTATACATTGTACCCATGTGAATATTGCCTTGGAGAACTTTTAGCACCTGCTAAACCCTAcagcaggaagagagaaggacCCATCCAGGTCAAGTAAATCCGGTGAGTGAATTAATTTCCATCGGTGAGTGTTTCGTTTTCTCCTGTTAACTGTGGTTATGGCCAAGCATTCTCATAGggtaataaatagataaataaataaactttggaCAATGCCTTTACCTGTGCCCTATATACAGAACTAGTCCATAGCATTTTCCAGGATTTCAGGATATtacacagaggagaaaaaaaaaacaacaaaaaaacaactgccAAGCGATTTGGTCCTTTCCAAATTTCAGTAGCTGAGATTGAAGCGAGTGAATCGGACAGGAAGGAGAAGGGCAGAAAGAAGCCTTCCCTTGCCCCAGGAGCCATTGGCAGGACCATAGCCCACAAAACCCCAGTCAAAGTTGATGAGTCTGAGAAAAATGACCTTCATGCTTTCTCTACCTCTAGGATGTAACTTAAGTTTCTGTCTTGTAATCCTTCCCTGTCTTGACATTTACAAAAtcccatcccccccacccttcccaaCCCACCCTCCAGTTATGTTCCTAATTGTAACTCCAAAGTTTTCACTTTTGTGCGGCAGAGCACATCATAACAGCCACAAAATTGTGCAAAACGTACAACCATTCACACGCGTCCATACACGTGAAGACAACTGTAAGCATTGTTTCAGCATGCAGGCCTCAAACAATAAATAGCTAAATCTACGACAAATTTCTTACCAGCCAAGGGAAAGTTTAAAGTCACttataaatagaaaagaacatCTACCAAACAGCTACCAGCAATGTCCCCATTGTTCAGAAATGTTCCTGGGGAGCACAGCCCCTCGGAGATTATCGTGGAGTCCAGTGGTCCTCACTCCGCAGCCAGCCCAGCAAGCATCCCTCCAGGCCCCCCAGTTGGGCTTTCAATCTCCAACAGCAGCTGGTGTGGAGGCTTCAAGCTCACTCCTCAGAGAGAGGTGACAACCATTTCAAATTTTACACATAAATGGTGGAACCCATGGAAATCAAATGCTGAATATGGTACAGCAAGGGAAGAGGGCCGGCTTTTCTCTCCCTTTGAGGGGCTGATTAATGCTGACATTAATCCACAATTACAAGACAAGGACTAGATCACAGGTTCGTTCATTCATATTTAAACCATGTGCCTCTTGCACTGAAaagcccacccccactcccccttcccctccccctccccccttccttcaaGTCCAGTTAGAAGCATTTACAAGGTGTGGTGGATTGGACTGTAgcaacttcttttcctttttcttttctttctcttcattcaaTTTGGTCTCTCCAAAGTAGAAATCCCATCTTGTCTCGTTAAGGGATGGAGTCAGCTAaaatagaggaaaaggaaaattttttgttAGTCTcaagatctgaaaaaaaaagattaaacttGGGACAGGCAGTCAATATGGTTTCCAAAGGTCTTAATTACACATTCGGTAGGTGCATTCATGCATGCAGACGGCCCAACAAAAACCGTGGTATCCGAAGAAAGATCTTCACTTCTTTCCTAAACATATATACGTTTAAAATTCAAACCTATACATCTAGGTGCTGTTACGAGTTGCCTTCTTCTGCGTCCGACATTCATAATTCCTCTCCACGGTTAAACAGAGCCACTGTAAAGTGATCACCAGAGGGTCACAAGAGATTTCTTTGCcaatcccctccccccacccccggccttgGGCCCATTTACCATAAAGGATTCCAAATTAAATTTATTCACCATATAGAAGGCAGACATATTAATCCTCTTATTTAAATGCATCTCTGCTATTCATTACGGCAGAAATCAGTCTCGCTTTCTTTCACATGACAGCATACCAGGCCTCACCAGCCCAAGGCTGGAGTTTATTCTCCAAGTTCATCAGCCCACACTTAGGAGACTCGGGCTGTGGTATGCAGTGTTATTATCTACAGAATCAACCGCCGTCAAACGTGAATATAAATTCAAGGTGCCATAACCACGAAGCCTGCACGTTTCATGGGAGCTGCTGTTTCCCCATACCACCCGTCCTTCCCATTTAGTTAAGTCTAATTTTACAGAAGGAGAGTTTGCAGAGGGCTTTTGTCTTTCAAATGCTCACCCTATCTGTTCTTGGAGCCCATTTCCAGCCCTAGCATAAGAGTCTGCAGCCCCAGTGCTGAAACTCGAAGTACAGACAGAGGGAATTCAGGAGGGGCGCTCATCACTTGCACTGACTTCTTCTTGCTCTTGTGTGTTCGGAAGTCTGATTCATTTCATTAGCTGTTTCTTTTGGCAGTTTCACAACAGTGATTCAAGCTTTCAAGGCATTCCTTAGACTACGGGTGTCATCGCCCATGCTCACCTCCTTGAACACTATACATCAACATTAGGCCAAAAGAATGTATCTTGTAATAATATGAAATGTCAAGATGTTGCATactcaaacagaaaaacaaaaaaaccccaaaacaaaaacaccactaAAAAGGGGGGCCGGGaacaaagcaaaccaaaatcCAAACGCCGTCAAGTTGTGGGCCACACAGCACCATGAAAATGGAGCGAAATCAAAAGTAATTTCCTCTTTGTCCCTCCCAGCAGCTGGGAGCAGCAGGAGAGAGTTAAAATCTCCTCGGTGGATAAGCTTTTAGACCTAGGGAAACTTTTTGTTAACACTGTATTAATTCAGGTAGCACCTACATGTGGAGGGCAAAGCCAGGTCCCGGAAGCATTTGCAGCTTAGGACTGATACCTACACAGCACCTCTGTTAAGTCACTCCATCCGGCTTAAGTGTTTTAACACTATCTTGTGTGTAGTAAACTTTAGAAATTTAAACCAACATTCTCTCCTGTCAGAAACTCCAACAGTGGCTTTGATCAGCCCCACGCCACCCTTTAAAAAGGCGAACCTGGCCCTGTCGAATTTCCTTATTCTGTGCTTGACTCTCTGGCTAAGAGCACCAAGGGCAGAGGGGATGTTGTTTCGAATATAACCGAACACTCTATTTGTTCCATTTCCCAGGGACCGGACATGTGATTAGGTTCAAATACCCAGGAGAAGGTGAATTCGAGTGTTTGCCAACATACTCACTCCGGGCTGAGAAAGGAGGTACCAAAAATGAAGTATTAAGATAACAAGCTGATAATAGTCAAAGAAACCTCATTTTTGCATGACACACAAAGCTAATTCCACTGCGAGCTAAGGACTAAattgaagggaggaaagaaaactaaTACGAGTATTGAACACTTAATATGTACCAGGCACGGGCTAGGTATTTTCacgcctttcttttctttttcctcatttatcAATTCACCCAAGTCTGAACTGGGACAGATCTTAAGGAAAGCAAAATTCGAATCACTCATTTGACAAAGGAGATCTCTGAAGTGCAGAGAGGTCCAGACTCCACAGCTAGAAACAGAATGTACATGTGGTCTCTCTCTTTTCTACCTATATGACATATAGAATGCCAGCCACTTCCAAGGATGCCAGCCAGTTACCACTTGGATGTACCGCCACCATCACTGGCAATTTGTAAGGCTCTCCTATGCAAATATAGTCAGTTCTGGACTAACACCCAATTTAGTGCATTGTTAATTGATGCTTTTGCCTAGAAGGTTCTTTAAACCTTCTTTAGAGTTGAGTAATGCATTCATATCGCAAATGAAATAACCCCTTTCAGAGCATTTGTTTATTCAGGATTATTGAGATGCCAGCAAGGCTGCAAAAACCAGTTTGGTGTGGGACACTGTTAGCCCCACTCGCTCCCCAGAGGACGGTTCTGAGAGTTCCTGCTCCTTTGAAGGAGTCTCAGTCCAGGAAAACATTACATTACTAAGAACTGTACAAAGTGTAACAGGCTGGaggagataactgaagaaatgaaagaaagagcaCGAGCACGATTCCATGTGAAAGGGAGGCCAGTTTTACTGGTGTTTCTAAATGAGCTGTaagagatgaggaaagaaaagacaaatgagTCCAAACCCCTCTTTGCTAGAAGGTCCCCTTCAAAGGTGTGAAACATACTAGGGCACACAGAACCAAACCTTTCCAAGGAATGAGTTCATTTTCCCAGCAGTTCCTccaaagctgatttttaaattttattctcttaCTATTAGTAATGAGCCCATTAGTCACCAAAACAAATCAGCCCATTCCGTGTGCTCTGTGCTACACTTAGATACGCTTAAGTGATTCCGGGGCCAATCCTGAGAATGCTTTAACAGCAGCAAAGCGGCCATTAGCTTCCTGAACCCTGAACTGTGTAGGCCTATTAATTATTTGAGCCAAGAGTATTATATACTCTTAAGTACACAAGACAACCATTATGTACCCAGATATATGACACAGAAACACAACTTTTGTTCGCCCTGACAATGGGGTCAGCCTGACTGATTAACTCTGAAAAGCTGCAGGAAGGGCAGTTTAGATGGCTCAGTGTGTCCACACATCAGACAAGCTTATACAATGCAGGTGCAACCTTTTATAAGGACAGACCTAGACTTCTCAAAAGTTAATAAATGCCCTAAAGGGGgctattttttgggggggttgggggagaaggaaaaacttttaaaataagctaATGAATAATTCTGGACAGAATACAATGGGAATAATTTTCAGCATTCAATTTTTTAAACCCCACTTCATTCTAAAAAGGGTTTGaggaagttaaatttaaaaatctacaattatTTCCTGGGGTGATAACAACGTGAAGTTTATTAAGTAGCCATTCGGCGTGAGCTCAAGTGCTtacactctggagccagactgcctgggttgatGTCTTGACCAACCCTTCCGCCTGCTAAGccctatgaccttgggcaacttacttaaccCCTGTGTGCATCAGGTGTTTTCATCTATGAAGTGCTCTCATAATAACATCCCACAGGGTTGTTGTAGGGACCAAATGAAATGATCCATGGGAAACCCACAGCCCAGCTGTCGGCACACAGGGAGGGCTCAGGAGACAAGGTTCCCAATCTGGCCGTAATTAGAATCACTGAAGAACTTTCTAAAAATGCGAATGCCTGGGTCCCATCCAGACCTAATGAAACCCAGCCTCTGGAGTGGGCAGGCTTCAAAAAGATCTTTGGGAGACTCTGAGGCCCAGtaaaggctgagaaccactggcttatgTTTGGGGGGTTGCAGCTGTGCTCAACACAAGTGTTTAAGTTCCGGGGTACAAGTGCTTTTATTTGTAGTTCATGTAGAACCTCTATAGCATGGGCTATATGGAGCCTGTTTCACTCACGTATGGGCTTACACAGCTAGCTCAACTATACGGATACTTACAGCTAAACTGACTCTTACCTTACGCTCATTCTCTTTAGGATGCATTGTGTTTAAGAGGGCAGATGTTTCCAGGTGCTGACAAACGCAGTAGGGATCAGCGAGTACGGGACCGTGGTTATGCTGTTCCACGCGTCCAACGTTGGATCGTAGCAGTCCAGGGTTTTGCATCGCTGAATGCCAAAGTACCCTCCAACCACGTAGAGTTTGTTTCCGGAGGCCACAGCGTGGCAGCTCATGCGCTTTGCTGTCACGTCTCCCACCTTGGTCCACTGGTAAGTCTCGCTATTGAATTTATAAGCAGAGCAGGCGGAGAACTCGGTATCTCCCCCCATAATAAAAATCTGGTTACCCAGCACAGCTGCCGCCGTGTAACGCCAGGGCTGGGGACAGGTGGCCGGGACCGTCCACCTGTTTTCACACTGATCGTAACACTGAACCTTGGGGAGCTTGTCATGACTGACGCTGGTACCTCCGAAAGCAAACAGCTTGAGCTTGGCACTCACCACTGCGGCATTGCTGACCCCTTCTCGGAGAGGGGCCACCATGGTCCATTTGTTGGTTGTGGGGTCATAATGTTCTACTTGCTTTAGAGAGACTGAGGGGGAGGCCGGGAGGCAGCCAGTGGCGGCAGTGTGCCCCCCGACCACGTACAGGCAGTGCTTCAGTTCAGCAGAGCCATGGCCAAACCTGGCCACCAGCATGGGGGCCGCCTTGGACCACTCCTCATGCAGAGTATCATAAACCCAGACATCTTTCGAGACTCCATTCTCAGACCCTCGCCCACCAGTAATGTATACTTTGCAGCCAATTGCACAGGCACTGAACTCTTTTCTCGGGCTGGGGATGTCGGCCTTGGGAATGATCTCTTTGGCCTTCTGGTCGACCAGATACAGCTTGTCACACATGAAAGTCTGTCCTCCCAAGAGGAAGAGGGCATGGCCGGTTTTCCGGGGCCGGGCACAGAGGCTGGTCACCACACCGTCGTTCTGCAGGATTTTCAGCTTGCACCTGATGGCCTCTTCCACGATCTCCTTGCTCTTCCTCTGCTTGGTGATGAGTTCCTCCATGGCCACATTCTCCATGAGATAGATGGCCGGCAGCAGAGCCAGCCTCACTGTCTGCAACAGCTCCGGGAGATAGCAGTAGCGCTTCTTCAGGTCGTAGCTGATCCAGTTAATTGCAGACTCGTACACAAGTCTTTCGTCTTCCGTCTCCAGCTCTTCACTGGACAAGAGCTGCACTACCATGTCCTGGGGCAGCTGGAGGAAATCTTCGTTCTTCCTGATGGTCTGGAAATTGCTGAGACACATCCTCCAGGAGAGCTCGTACAGCTTGGTGCACTGGTGCGCGTCGGACAGCAGCAGCATGCCCAGGCAGTTGGTCGGGTGCAGGTTCTTCTCTAGGAACTCGGCGCAGGCATCCCGGATGTCTTGAAACT encodes the following:
- the ENC1 gene encoding ectoderm-neural cortex protein 1, giving the protein MSVSVHENRKSRASSGSINIYLFHKSSYADSVLTHLNLLRQQRLFTDVLLHAGNRTFPCHRAVLAACSRYFEAMFSGGLKESQDSEVNFDNSIHPEVLELLLDYAYSSRVIINEENAESLLEAGDMLEFQDIRDACAEFLEKNLHPTNCLGMLLLSDAHQCTKLYELSWRMCLSNFQTIRKNEDFLQLPQDMVVQLLSSEELETEDERLVYESAINWISYDLKKRYCYLPELLQTVRLALLPAIYLMENVAMEELITKQRKSKEIVEEAIRCKLKILQNDGVVTSLCARPRKTGHALFLLGGQTFMCDKLYLVDQKAKEIIPKADIPSPRKEFSACAIGCKVYITGGRGSENGVSKDVWVYDTLHEEWSKAAPMLVARFGHGSAELKHCLYVVGGHTAATGCLPASPSVSLKQVEHYDPTTNKWTMVAPLREGVSNAAVVSAKLKLFAFGGTSVSHDKLPKVQCYDQCENRWTVPATCPQPWRYTAAAVLGNQIFIMGGDTEFSACSAYKFNSETYQWTKVGDVTAKRMSCHAVASGNKLYVVGGYFGIQRCKTLDCYDPTLDAWNSITTVPYSLIPTAFVSTWKHLPS